TGAGACACCGGTAAAATTGACCGGTGTCTCAGCGATGACCAGGTCAATTTCACGGCCGCTAAGCACGGGCGCTGAGCCGAGAGTAGTTGCGCTTTTTACAGCAGCCTGCAACCAGGACGGTGTAGCGGCCAGTACGCCACCGGCTGCCAGGCCTTGCACAAATCGGCGGCGACTGAGCGGCCAGGACTGTTTGGGTTGGTGAAACCATGAAGTCATTGCTCAATCTCTTGTTAGGGAAGTATTGGTTGTTCCATATCTTGACTCCGCATACTAGCCAGTGGTGCCTGACACCCGCATGACTCCAAAATGACAAAGTTGTAATCTAGGCGTCATCTTACTGTGGGTTAGCTAGGTTTAGGCTGTTTCCAAACCCATTCTGAAACGACGGAGTAGGACAACGATGCGGTTATTGGTGGTCGAAGACGAAATCAAGACTGGGGATTATCTACAGCAGGGCCTGTCCGAGGCTGGATTTATGGTCACATTGGCGCGCACTGGCCTCGATGGTCATCATTTGGCGTTGACGGAAATGTTTGATCTGTTGGTACTGGATGTCATGCTGCCGGATGTGGATGGCTGGCGCATTGTGCAGTCCATCCGTGAAGCGGGGCGACAAACGCCGGTACTTTTCCTGACGGCTCGCGACAGCGTTGATGATCGGGTCAAGGGCCTTGAGCTGGGAGCGGACGATTACCTGGTCAAACCCTTCGCTTTTGCCGAGTTATTGGCCCGTGTTCGGACCCTGTTGCGTCGCAGTACGGTACCGGTAATGACGGATCAGATGCGCGTCGCCGATCTCATTCTGGATTTGCCGCGACATCGGGCTATGCGTGCGGGTCGTAAAATTAACCTAAGCCACAAAGAGTTTTGCCTGCTGGAGCTGCTTGTTCGTCGACAAGGAGAAGTGTTACCGCGTTCGCTGATCGCCTCTCAGGTGTGGGATATGAACTTTGATTCCGACACCAATGTGATCGATGTCGCGATCCGTCGCCTGCGAGCCAAGATTGATGATGATTTTGAAACTAAATTAATCCATACGGTTAGGGGGATGGGATACAAGCTGGAACTGGATGACGAGCATGATTAGTCGTCTAGGGAAGCGTCCGCTATCTCTCACCACCCGGGTGATGACCTTTGTGGCCCTTGCCATTGGCCTTAGCCTTCTTGGGATCGGCTATCTGGTGAACAGTGCGGTCGAGCACCATTTCGCCGAACAGGATGCTGACGAGCTGGAGGTCATGACAAGGGCAGTGGACCGTGCTTTGCGCAAAACGAGTGACGGTTCTTCACGCTTGGATGAGGCGTTGTCGCACGCAGTATCAGGTCATCACGGTGTCTATTTCCAGGTATGGGATAAGGAACAACGGCTGATCTATGGACCATCAACAGACGATTATTTAACGCCCGTTGGTAGCTTCGCTCCGGTTTCTCGCATTCAAGTCAGTAACCAATATCAATGGCAGGCTGAAGGAAAAACCTACCGGGGAGTCATCACCCAAACCCAAGCTGGTGGCTTCGAATACATCATCGTCGCTGCCATTGACATGGATGCTCATATCCAGTTTCTCAAGAATTTTCGCCGAAGCCTGTGGCTTATTATGATGCTCGCTGGCACGGTCACGCTGTTGGCAACCTGGTATGGTGTGCATCAGGGGCATGCGCCACTGCGTGGGCTGAGCGGAACCATGCGAGAGATACAGGCTGACCGCCTTCATGTTCGCCTTGAGCCCGACGGTGTACCCAGAGAATTGCAACAGCTTGTCACCTCATTCAACGACATGATCGGCCGCTTGGAGGACAGCTTCGTTCGACTAACCCATTTCTCCGCGGACATCGCCCATGAATTGCGCACGCCGATAACCAATATCGTCACCCAGACCCAGGTTGTATTAGGCAAGTCTCGCAGTCTGGATGAATACCGCGAGTTGCACTACTCGAATCTGGAAGAGTTGGACCGTTTGACCAAGATGGTTAACGATATGCTTTGGTTGGCACAGAGTGAACATGGATTGCTAAAACCAATCCGGGAGCCACTTGATATGAACCAGGAAGTACGCGA
This genomic stretch from Ketobacter sp. MCCC 1A13808 harbors:
- a CDS encoding heavy metal response regulator transcription factor gives rise to the protein MRLLVVEDEIKTGDYLQQGLSEAGFMVTLARTGLDGHHLALTEMFDLLVLDVMLPDVDGWRIVQSIREAGRQTPVLFLTARDSVDDRVKGLELGADDYLVKPFAFAELLARVRTLLRRSTVPVMTDQMRVADLILDLPRHRAMRAGRKINLSHKEFCLLELLVRRQGEVLPRSLIASQVWDMNFDSDTNVIDVAIRRLRAKIDDDFETKLIHTVRGMGYKLELDDEHD
- a CDS encoding heavy metal sensor histidine kinase, with amino-acid sequence MISRLGKRPLSLTTRVMTFVALAIGLSLLGIGYLVNSAVEHHFAEQDADELEVMTRAVDRALRKTSDGSSRLDEALSHAVSGHHGVYFQVWDKEQRLIYGPSTDDYLTPVGSFAPVSRIQVSNQYQWQAEGKTYRGVITQTQAGGFEYIIVAAIDMDAHIQFLKNFRRSLWLIMMLAGTVTLLATWYGVHQGHAPLRGLSGTMREIQADRLHVRLEPDGVPRELQQLVTSFNDMIGRLEDSFVRLTHFSADIAHELRTPITNIVTQTQVVLGKSRSLDEYRELHYSNLEELDRLTKMVNDMLWLAQSEHGLLKPIREPLDMNQEVRELFEFFEALAEEKQVRLEIEGQAPRIMGDRAMLRRALSNLFSNALRHSPLGESVKVRLEQSDDGQVLLSVQNVGPEIPDEHQPRIFDRFYRVDPSRQRQSEGAGLGLAIVKSIVEAHGGRIDVSSFHGVTTFTIRLPQAAVGTV